In a genomic window of Trueperaceae bacterium:
- a CDS encoding ABC transporter substrate-binding protein: MKYLLVAALFLGAVALAQAPDANTLVIAQSRSTSTLDPAAISDAATFNITRGLVFASLVDIDADGKVTPSLAESYSVSETGTEVSFKLREGLQCHDGEPLTAEDVVYTIKRAADPANAFTGNIVNFVFPNIGYVDARVDSELELTVVMSRYNPAAVAFMADILVHCKDAYEKMSLDQAANNPIGSGPYRVVEYVRGDRVVLEKVADYPLEKGQGGWQRLVWRTIPEASTQAAELIAGNVDIVAGVVSDHVAAINNSGTATVKPVMGTRRISIWFSFNEKMAQSSPGAAAIQSVDVRRAIQYAIDVPSICANLLGVECKRMTTLVNPPNDNPALEPYPYDPALAEKMLDDAGYPRGADGVRFTLNLQTPNGLFANDVNLALTVAQYLEDVGIPTAVEVMETASVFTPLLQSHEAGPLFINSIGGGTWSPIRDMGLYASFKANNNYNDWNNPEWFELYEKMLAERDPEARQAIVNDMLVIFYNDPPWILLYFLPSFYGVSDRIDWTPRRDDRIDPFTVHLVVN; this comes from the coding sequence ATGAAGTACCTACTGGTCGCCGCGCTATTTCTAGGAGCAGTGGCTTTGGCCCAAGCCCCTGACGCCAACACCTTGGTCATCGCTCAAAGCCGCAGCACGTCCACCCTCGACCCCGCGGCCATCAGCGACGCCGCCACTTTCAACATCACCAGGGGCCTCGTCTTCGCCAGCCTCGTGGACATCGACGCTGACGGCAAGGTGACGCCGTCCCTCGCCGAGAGCTACTCCGTCTCGGAGACCGGCACCGAGGTCAGCTTCAAGCTCCGCGAAGGCCTGCAGTGTCACGACGGCGAACCGTTGACGGCGGAGGACGTCGTATACACCATCAAGCGCGCCGCCGATCCCGCCAACGCCTTCACCGGCAACATCGTCAACTTCGTGTTCCCGAACATCGGTTACGTGGATGCGCGGGTAGACAGCGAACTGGAACTGACGGTCGTGATGAGCCGTTACAACCCGGCCGCGGTGGCCTTCATGGCCGACATCCTGGTCCACTGCAAGGACGCCTACGAGAAGATGAGCCTCGACCAGGCGGCCAACAACCCGATCGGCTCCGGTCCCTACCGAGTGGTCGAGTACGTCAGGGGTGACCGCGTCGTGTTGGAGAAGGTCGCCGATTACCCCCTAGAGAAAGGCCAGGGCGGCTGGCAACGGTTGGTCTGGCGCACGATCCCCGAGGCGTCCACCCAAGCGGCCGAGCTCATCGCGGGTAACGTCGACATCGTGGCCGGCGTCGTCAGCGACCACGTCGCCGCCATCAACAACTCCGGCACCGCGACCGTCAAGCCCGTGATGGGCACGCGGCGCATCTCGATCTGGTTCAGCTTCAACGAGAAGATGGCGCAGTCGAGCCCCGGCGCCGCGGCCATCCAGTCCGTCGATGTGCGCCGCGCCATCCAGTACGCGATCGACGTGCCGTCCATCTGCGCCAACCTCCTCGGAGTGGAGTGCAAGCGCATGACGACGCTCGTGAACCCGCCCAACGACAACCCCGCCCTCGAGCCGTACCCGTACGACCCGGCGCTCGCCGAGAAGATGCTCGACGACGCCGGCTACCCGCGCGGCGCGGACGGGGTGCGCTTCACCCTCAACCTCCAGACCCCGAACGGCCTGTTCGCCAACGACGTCAACCTCGCCTTGACGGTGGCCCAGTACCTGGAGGACGTCGGTATCCCCACCGCCGTCGAGGTCATGGAGACGGCGTCGGTCTTCACCCCCCTCCTGCAGTCGCACGAGGCGGGCCCGCTGTTCATCAACAGCATCGGCGGCGGCACGTGGAGCCCGATCCGCGACATGGGGCTCTACGCGAGCTTCAAGGCCAACAACAACTACAACGACTGGAACAACCCGGAGTGGTTCGAGCTGTACGAGAAGATGCTCGCCGAGCGCGACCCCGAGGCGCGCCAGGCGATCGTCAACGACATGCTCGTGATCTTCTACAACGACCCGCCCTGGATCCTCCTCTACTTCCTGCCGAGCTTCTACGGCGTTAGCGATCGCATCGACTGGACGCCCCGCCGCGACGACCGCATCGACCCGTTCACGGTCCATCTCGTCGTCAACTAG